In Rosa chinensis cultivar Old Blush chromosome 1, RchiOBHm-V2, whole genome shotgun sequence, a genomic segment contains:
- the LOC112186621 gene encoding uncharacterized protein LOC112186621 — MANRVDSGKGSVPRSDSKVLGEKRVSVELGGEDELGPRKRIKMRDLESVCRAEGISKKQSSGQFQLNDEEMSEITEVPVTSDLDASRAGKAVRSTFPIAVNPIPKSLDLNNDACIAKNRVQNGSQECSKSSEKTTLRRDQVTEMHKNSDLDSSRVGKSVRNTIPAAVNPIPKPLNLKTDVCIADSTIQNGSQQCSKEKTTSPRDQVTEVPKTSDLDASRVGLSARSTIPVVANPIPKPLDLNTDACIGSSMVQNGSQQCSQSSEKTTLPRDQVTEVPKTSDLYASQAGTSMRSTIPVVVSPIPRPLDLNTDSCIASNTVQNTSQQCSQNLEKSTVLRDHDKECHTNHGNAKGNALDLNGKGVSSSENQDPFYPYKNLNYLKSRDVSECGSSTGPLEEKDPMTVWKEMKQNGFLSSTHGGISKPKQPVAIPTPKQQSGGMPISKQHGSIPMSKQHGGIPMPKPRPKKNKSEEQKKKLERAKKEQVDRFAKIAAPSGLLNELNPGIINHVRNRKQVHSIIEALVRSERLEVSRVENKQTIHQQSGTVENRQDLENMRESWRPNTFFEDMQAQGYTILMNKPSLVQVDNSIEGDPTAKESFGGISFASHSALVSEEETLALKLSSSNIAPEEDTPLSSKEETTSYLSFKAATVASQWLELIQQDIQGRLSALQRSRKRVRNVISTDLPLLLKKEFSSDKENDSSITKSSVDGLSSRACAEMHRARWGPRFDQMDKALSEEEDQLESWLNQVREMQVHCNKGLQLINCSSGIQALGTSETDTRSHMMDSSQREVAVRAAAASIYATCNFILSANASPCC, encoded by the exons ATGGCGAATCGGGTCGATTCCGGAAAAGGGTCGGTGCCCAGATCGGATTCCAAG GTTTTGGGGGAGAAGCGGGTTAGTGTTGAATTGGGAGGTGAAGATGAACTTGGGCCTAGAAAACGGATTAAGATGCGAGATCTTGAATCAGTGTGCCGCGCTGAAG GAATTAGTAAGAAACAATCCAGTGGTCAATTTCAACTCAATGATGAAGAGATGTCTGAAATTACTGAGGTGCCTGTCACCTCCGATTTGGATGCTTCTCGAGCTGGAAAAGCTGTGAGAAGTACATTCCCAATTGCGGTCAACCCTATTCCCAAGTCACTGGATCTCAACAATGATGCGTGCATTGCCAAGAATAGGGTTCAGAATGGCAGTCAGGAATGCTCTAAGAGTTCAGAAAAGACCACATTGCGTAGGGATCAAGTTACTGAGATGCATAAAAACTCAGATTTGGATTCTTCTCGAGTGGGAAAATCTGTAAGAAACACAATACCAGCTGCGGTCAACCCTATTCCTAAGCCACTGAATCTCAAAACTGATGTGTGCATTGCTGACAGTACAATTCAGAATGGCAGTCAGCAATGTTCTAAAGAAAAGACCACATCGCCTAGGGATCAAGTGACTGAGGTGCCTAAAACCTCTGATTTAGATGCTTCTCGAGTGGGATTATCTGCAAGAAGTACAATTCCAGTTGTGGCCAACCCTATTCCTAAGCCACTAGATCTCAATACTGATGCGTGCATTGGCAGCAGTATGGTTCAAAATGGCAGTCAGCAATGCTCTCAGAGTTCAGAAAAGACCACGTTGCCTAGGGATCAAGTTACTGAGGTGCCTAAAACTTCTGATCTGTATGCTTCTCAAGCAGGAACATCTATGAGAAGCACAATTCCAGTTGTTGTCAGCCCCATTCCAAGGCCACTAGATCTTAATACTGACTCGTGCATTGCCAGCAATACAGTTCAGAATACCAGTCAGCAATGCTCTCAGAATTTAGAAAAGTCCACCGTGCTTAGGGATCATGACAAAGAATGCCATACTAATCATGGGAATGCAAAAGGCAATGCGTTGGATCTAAATGGTAAAGGTGTTTCAAGCTCAGAAAACCAAGATCCTTTTTATCCTTATAAAAATCTCAATTACTTAAAGTCAAGAGATGTCTCTGAATGCGGGAGCAGCACTGGCCCATTGGAAGAGAAAGATCCAATGACAGTGTGGAAGGAGATGAAGCAAAATGGTTTCCTCTCATCTACTCATGGAGgcatatcaaagccaaagcaaCCGGTAGCAATTCCAACGCCAAAGCAGCAATCTGGAGGCATGCCAATTTCAAAGCAACATGGAAGCATACCAATGTCAAAGCAGCATGGAGGCATACCAATGCCAAAGCCACGccccaagaaaaataaaagtgaagagcagaagaaaaagttggaacgtGCAAAGAAGGAACAAGTGGATAGGTTCGCGAAGATTGCTGCTCCAAGTGGACTGCTGAATGAACTGAACCCTGGGATCATCAACCATGTTAGAAATAGAAAGCAGGTGCATTCTATAATAGAGGCTCTTGTAAGATCTGAAAGACTTGAAGTTAGCCGTGTGGAAAACAAACAGACAATCCATCAGCAGAGTGGAACTGTAGAAAACAGGCAGGACCTGGAAAATATGAGGGAGAGTTGGCGTCCAAATACTTTCTTCGAGGACATGCAGGCACAAGGGTACACTATACTGATGAATAAACCTTCGTTGGTTCAAGTGGACAACAGTATAGAGGGTGACCCAACCGCAAAAGAGAGCTTTGGTGGAATAAGTTTTGCATCACACTCCGCCCTTGTAAGTGAGGAAGAGACGCTTGCATTGAAATTGTCTTCATCAAATATAGCACCTGAGGAGGATACTCCTTTGTCATCTAAAGAGGAAACAACATCCTATCTTTCTTTTAAAG cTGCTACTGTTGCTTCTCAGTGGTTGGAACTTATTCAACAAGATATTCAAGGACGTCTTTCAG CACTGCAGCGCAGTAGGAAGAGAGTTCGAAATGTAATAAGTACAGATTTGCCCTTATTGCTGAAAAAAGAGTTTTCATCAGATAAGGAGAATGACTCTTCTATCACAAAAAGTTCTGTGGATGGACTTTCCAGCCGTGCTTGTGCAGAGATGCATCGAGCAAGATGGGGCCCACGGTTTGATCAAATGGATAAAGCACTTTCAGAAGAAGAGGATCAACTT GAAAGCTGGTTGAACCAAGTAAGAGAAATGCAAGTTCACTGTAACAAGGGCCTGCAACTTATCAATTGTAGTTCTGGCATTCAAGCATTGGGTACATCTGAAACTGATACTAG ATCACATATGATGGATAGCTCTCAGAGGGAAGTAGCTGTTAGGGCTGCTGCAGCGTCGATTTATGCAACATGCAACTTTATTTTGTCGGCAAATGCATCGCCTTGTTGTTAA
- the LOC121051089 gene encoding F-box protein CPR1-like, which translates to MRKTKPTMKKTKPTNTERNTEEERQDEKPCNILQLPDHITQEIFLQIPLKSLIQCKFVCKSWLRSLSNPDFTETLVLRAPTCHFLRDHHTNNHVLADLRSAWSPYNMVLKLSDPNALYNRVNSFSCYSGIIGSSNGFLCLFRRNSKIDALHFSISNPITRESIALPIFKARDNDPLNFGFGFSPISHVYKVVLFAAYGNRVRSNKLKVMVLTVGSGIWRSIGKVSVNAITGYGVFHNGFLYWIYNCRKRSRFRFIRAFDVESERFKNLPMPPSSVDPITTIAYLGVLNGSLSLSCRPSETFEVWLMKEYGGKKFWMKELEIRDTIHEPITVNGDTCSSGPLYMHYFEVLKLIKGKNSPKKALLLDNSRLSLYTPATRSLVRVQIDGMPCIVRKDVAGVHIPSFVSPKNIIRDYISKHPEEVAETSDIRIPAWTTSVVGWGENDESEVVEIPRGQPTPCLPLPKDLKHVSAATASTLLDMISGLNALLLQKCMVGKDEIQRLRKENEKLRASVMLLSGRPDDGEDNFVCHVREPQPEEDN; encoded by the exons ATGaggaaaaccaaaccaaccatgaagaaaaccaaaccaaccaacACTGAGAGGAATACAGAAGAAGAAAGGCAGGACGAGAAACCTTGCAACATTCTGCAATTGCCAGACCACATAACTCAGGAAATCTTCCTTCAAATCCCATTGAAATCTCTCATCCAATGCAAGTTTGTGTGCAAGTCTTGGCTCCGCTCTCTTTCTAACCCCGACTTCACAGAAACCCTAGTTTTACGAGCGCCCACTTGCCATTTTCTCCGAGACCATCACACAAATAATCACGTCTTGGCCGACCTGAGAAGCGCCTGGAGCCCATACAACATGGTCTTGAAGCTTTCTGACCCCAATGCCTTATACAATAGGGTCAATAGTTTTTCATGTTATTCTGGAATTATAGGTTCCAGCAATGGCTTCCTCTGCTTATTCCGTCGTAATAGTAAAATTGATGCTCTCCATTTTAGTATATCCAATCCTATTACTAGAGAGTCTATAGCTCTTCCCATCTTTAAAGCTAGGGATAATGATCCACTTAactttgggtttgggtttagtcCCATAAGTCATGTCTATAAGGTGGTGCTGTTTGCAGCCTATGGAAATAGGGTTCGAAGTAATAAGTTGAAGGTGATGGTTTTGACAGTTGGCTCTGGGATTTGGAGAAGCATTGGAAAAGTATCTGTAAATGCGATTACCGGATATGGGGTCTTTCATAATGGATTTCTTTATTGGATTTACAACTGCAGAAAACGTTCTCGTTTTCGTTTCATACGTGCCTTTGATGTtgaaagtgagcgtttcaagaATTTACCAATGCCTCCTTCTTCTGTCGACCCAATTACAACTATTGCTTACCTAGGAGTGTTAAATGGTTCACTATCTTTAAGTTGTCGCCCATCCGAAACTTTCGAAGTTTGGCTAATGAAGGAATATGGGGGCAAGAAGTTTTGGATGAAAGAGCTTGAAATTCGTGACACAATTCACGAGCCAATAACGGTAAACGGTGACACATGCTCCAGTGGTCCTCTATACATGCATTATTTTGAAGTTCTGAAACTTATAAAGGGGAAAAACTCTCCGAAAAAAGCTTTATTGTTAGACAACTCTAGATTGAGCCTTTATACCCCTGCAACAAGGTCCCTTGTGAGGGTTCAAATTGATGGGATGCCTTGCATTGTTAGGAAGGATGTGGCAGGTGTCCATATTCCAAGCTTTGTTTCACCTAAAAACATTATCAGAGATTACATCTCCAAG CATCCAGAGGAAGTAGCTGAAACATCTGATATAAGAATACCAGCATGGACAACTAGTGTTGTGGGATGGGGAGAGAACGACGAAAGCGAGGTAGTTGAGATTCCAAGAGGCCAGCCTACCCCATGCCTGCCACTCCCAAAGGACCTTAAACAT GTAAGTGCAGCTACAGCTTCCACGCTACTGGATATGATTAGTGGCTTGAATGCCCTTCTATTGCAGAAGTGCATGGTAGGAAAGGATGAGATCCAAAGGCTTAGGAAGGAGAAT GAAAAACTCCGTGCAAGTGTAATGCTGCTTTCGGGAAGGCCAGATGATGGTGAAGATAATTTTGTATGTCATGTTCGTGAGCCACAACCTGAGGAGGataactag
- the LOC112186704 gene encoding U-box domain-containing protein 62, whose protein sequence is MSSEELGLNSPQLVFHQDEPLRFGAPPQRRVGDSGPAKTRELSGFIDDRFFPPQNADFRRGLYSENPERRDPPEPRNWNPNATAVRTPSGEGSDDDEDEDDDDDDVEDDDDDADVGGLFGVENRSKGNGGNNVSNGEDKMGNGNVKHQQLHSSFGGALILGSSREVLEKDHSVSVGQQTLNNNNIRDSPSNNHHEHLPGRVGSYQNAITVAESSDGDMYYSQYLQGSEGSGAAQKDLVVENGCGFSGRKDALCSSESGDSLRAILSDPVTGALMDDAMILPCGHSFGGGGVQQVIRMKACFTCSQSISEDSIAPNLSLRSAVQAFRREEELHFHRSSKRKRERFDQDKGGYGDLALTDPPRGRGVQFPFAVMDRVIIKGNKRTPQRFVGREAVVTTQCLNGWYVVKTLDNAESVKLQYRSLAKVSDDSSSKAMPSKMAPNWL, encoded by the exons ATGTCCTCCGAAGAACTGGGTCTCAACTCGCCGCAGCTAGTCTTCCACCAAGACGAGCCCTTGCGGTTCGGGGCACCGCCTCAGCGCCGGGTCGGGGACTCGGGTCCGGCGAAGACCCGAGAGCTCAGCGGCTTCATCGACGATCGGTTCTTCCCGCCGCAAAACGCCGACTTCCGGCGGGGATTGTACAGCGAGAACCCGGAGCGGCGGGACCCGCCGGAGCCCCGGAACTGGAATCCGAATGCGACCGCGGTGAGGACGCCGAGCGGCGAGGGATCGGACGacgatgaggatgaggatgacgacgacgacgacgtcgAGGACGACGATGATGACGCCGACGTCGGAGGGTTGTTCGGAGTGGAGAATAGGAGCAAGGGCAATGGTGGTAATAATGTGAGTAATGGCGAGGACAAAATGGGAAATGGGAATGTTAAGCACCAGCAGCTCCATTCTTCTTTTG GTGGGGCTCTGATATTAGGATCAAGTAGGGAGGTGTTGGAGAAAGACCATAGTGTTAGTGTAGGGCAGCAGACACTGAATAACAACAACATCAGGGACAGTCCCAGTAATAATCATCATGAGCACCTGCCAGGAAGGGTTGGGAGTTATCAGAATGCAATCACGGTGGCTGAATCATCAGACGGCGACATGTATTACTCGCAGTATTTGCAGGGCTCGGAGGGCTCTGGCGCTGCTCAGAAGGATTTGGTTGTGGAAAATGGTTGTGGGTTTAGTGGAAGAAAGGATGCTTTGTGTTCAAGTGAGTCTGGAGACTCTTTGAGGGCGATTCTCTCTGATCCTGTGAC GGGAGCTCTGATGGATGACGCAATGATATTGCCTTGTGGGCATTCATTTGGAGGCGGTGGAGTACAGCAAGTTATTAGAATG AAAGcttgcttcacatgttctcagTCAATTTCGGAAGACTCAATTGCTCCAAATCTTT CTCTTCGAAGTGCTGTGCAGGCATTCCGTCGTGAAGAAGAGTTACACTTTCATCGCTCatccaaaaggaaaagagaaaggTTTGACCAG GACAAGGGTGGTTATGGTGATTTAGCACTCACAGATCCTCCTAGAGGTAGAGGTGTTCAGTTTCCATTTGCTGTGATGGATCGAGTTATTATAAAG GGTAATAAGAGGACACCACAACGCTTTGTTGGGCGTGAGGCAGTTGTGACAACACAATGCTTAAATGGATG GTATGTGGTAAAGACATTGGATAATGCAGAGAGTGTAAAGTTGCAGTATCGCTCACTTGCCAAGGTATCAGATGATTCATCATCCAAGGCCATGCCAAGCAAGATGGCACCTAACTGGCTTTAG